A region of Diospyros lotus cultivar Yz01 chromosome 3, ASM1463336v1, whole genome shotgun sequence DNA encodes the following proteins:
- the LOC127796827 gene encoding uncharacterized protein LOC127796827 — MSTAPSLRQPRPPVTPAPPHAELPAIDASGGSHHDRAPPACSQLPWPMPAFAAEPLPPPRAAAVHHRRPFPPLPATSELDKSGIWRILGILEFGTNDYGLEARSARGLGQDVAWEFEEENFKPKANENNGNENGNNGNNANRTIRELAAPDVHYQPLCIQYPQLQVNFELKSGLIHLLPKFHGLAGEDPHRYLVDAASGGALVEKTPVAARDLISKMAQNAQQFGTRLNTPMKTVNEVGFAAPMNQRRIENRLEELTSMVRQLALDRNQPQQDNTESCNGIFPGRPFQQQPQLNRYDPCAPTYNPGWRDHPNFRYGGASTQPFQQRFNAPGQSNATPMKQQAQTLPKTESSLNDIVQQLAANTLKFQQRTDTTIQNLETQIGQLATNINELRSQGSDQLPSQSISNQKGNVSAIMLRSGKEVDVPEKIPSYVLIVVESDPCDACSEITAFLDNHDSNIQIEHAQSDSYTSPGEDSVSANHVVPKKTGFTVVANERNELVPMRVQNSWRVCIDYRKLNQATRKDHFPLPFIDQMLERLAAPEDQEKTTFTCPFGTFAYRRMPFGLCNAPVFMDDFFVYGTSFDDCLVSLGKVLERCVEKNLILNYEKCHFMVEQGIVLGHVISKQGIAVDSAKVDIIASLPYPASVREVRSFLGHAGFYRRFIQDFSKIAIPLSHLLQKDVDFKFDEQCKQAFEELKRRLTSPPII, encoded by the exons ATGTCGACCGCTCCAAGCCTCCGCCAGCCGCGGCCGCCGGTCACCCCAGCACCACCGCACGCAGAGCTACCGGCCATTGACGCCTCCGGCGGGAGCCACCACGACCGAGCCCCCCCTGCGTGCAGCCAACTACCATGGCCGATGCCTGCCTTCGCTGCGGAGCCACTGCCTCCACCGCGAGCTGCTGCAGTCCACCATCGCAGGCCGTTTCCTCCGCTCCCCGCGACCTCG GAACTTGATAAATCTGGAATCTGGAGGATTCTAGGAATTTTGGAATTCGGGACCAATGATTATGGACTTGAG GCAAGAAGTGCCCGAGGCTTGGGACAAGACGTGGCCTGGGAATTTGAGGAAGAAAACTTCAAACCAAAAG CCAATGAAAACAATGGCAATGAGAATGGGAATAATGGGAATAATGCTAACAGAACTATTAGAGAATTGGCTGCccctgatgtgcattatcaaCCCTTGTGTATTCAGTATCCTCAATTGCAAGTAAACTTTGAACTGAAATCTGGATTGATACATTTGCTGCctaagtttcatggtcttgcaggtgAAGATCCACACAG gtacttaGTGGATGCTGCATCTGGAGGAGCCTTAGTGGAAAAGACACCAGTTGCAGCCCGGGACTTAATTTCAAAGATGGCTCAAAACGCACAACAATTTGGTACCAGGTTAAACACTCCCATGAAGACTGTCAATGAGGTTGGTTTTGCTGCACCTATGAACCAAAGGAGAATAGAAAATAGGCTGGAAGAACTAACTTCAATGGTTCGCCAGTTAGCCCTTGATCGAAACCAGCCCCAACAG GATAACACAGAATCATGCAATGGAATCTTCCCTGGAAGACCGTTTCAGCAACAGCCACAACTGAATAGGTATGATCCTTGTGCTCCCACCTACAATCCGGGCTGGAGAGACCATCCCAACTTCAGATATGGGGGTGCTTCAACTCAACCATTCCAACAGAGGTTCAATGCACCAGGTCAGAGTAATGCCACACCAATGAAGCAACAAGCACAGACATTACCCAAGACAGAATCGAGCTTGAATGACATAGTGCAGCAATTGGCTGCCAATACTCTCAAATTCCAACAACGGACTGACACCACCATACAGAATTTGGAGACACAGATTGGGCAGTTAGCAACTAACAtaaatgagttaaggagtcaaggctCGGATCAGCTACCTTCACAGTCAATATCCAATCAAAAGGGGAATGTGAGTGCGATCATGCTGCGTAGTGGTAAAGAAGTGGATGTTCCAGAGAAG ATTCCTTCATATGTCTTGATTGTAGTAGAGAGTGATCCATGTGATGCATGTTCTGAGATTACTGCATTTCTAGATAATCATGATTCTAATATTCAAATTGAGCATGCACAATCTGATTCTTATACTTCTCCTGGGGAGGATAGTGTTTCTGCTAACCAT gTTGTCCCCAAGAAGACAGGTTTCACAGTGGTGGCTAATGAAAGAAATGAGCTAGtgcccatgagagtgcagaacagctggagGGTCTGCATCGACTATAGGAAGCtcaaccaagcaaccagaaaagatcattttcccctTCCATTCATCGACCAAATGTTGGAGAGGTTAGCAG CAccagaggatcaggagaagaccaccttcacttGTCCTTTTGGCACTTTTGCCTATCGAAGGATGCCATTTGgcctatgtaatgctccag tattcatggatgacTTTTTTGTTTATGGCACCTCATTTGATGactgcttggttagcttgggtaaaGTTTTGGAAAGGTGTGTTGAGAAAAACcttattttgaattatgaaaaatgtcacttcatggttgAGCAGGGCATAGTCTTAGGTCATGTGATCTCCAAACAGGGTATAGCAGTCGATAGTGCCAAGGTGGATATCATTGCTTCTTTACCTTACCCCGCGTCTGTGCGGGAAGTTCgctctttccttggccatgcagggtTTTACAGGAGATTCATCCAAGATTTCAGTAAGATTGCAATTCCATTATCCCACCTCCTCCAAAAGGATGTGGATTTCAAGTTTGATGAACAATGCAAGCAAGCCTTCGAGGAACTTAAGAGGCGATTGACTTCTCCACCGATCATCTAG